In one Candidatus Cloacimonadota bacterium genomic region, the following are encoded:
- a CDS encoding Ig-like domain-containing protein — protein MKKVFELALLLALLLILASCGSKKSPTGGPEDLDRPAIISSLPAQFGQIANGRIEINFSKPLDKSSVTQAVYIYPPVRNKKISVDKSTLLIRFNEGLLPDTNYYVTVSSRLKDVRGNALAENQTLVFASGRLNQLQLSGTVSFEKEKDASLPVQLRLLSADSLNVISTVSRGASYSLETLNPAPYLLRAYIDKDRNNRHDPDREPFFSASVNLRHSQNLDIALAYSDSTRPVMKLAQARHQREVEILFSEPLAGYDSVNLQRLDTGGDLPILITSLAGDKLTLLTEVQEAQEYRVEVRGASDARGNVTPVDRADFRSSRIVDTTAPTVLSSSPRSGTSVNTLEPTLVICFSETIPASALKATLKAAESNAEIDFTLGGTNTDTYTFKPTRPLQNYRSYVLTVTAADISGNKLAGEYKLNFLPLLRNR, from the coding sequence ATGAAAAAGGTTTTTGAGCTCGCCCTGCTGCTGGCGCTATTGCTGATCCTGGCTTCCTGCGGCAGCAAAAAAAGCCCCACCGGCGGTCCCGAAGACCTGGACCGTCCTGCCATCATCAGTTCCCTGCCCGCGCAGTTTGGCCAGATCGCCAACGGCAGGATCGAAATCAACTTTTCCAAGCCCCTGGATAAAAGCTCTGTCACCCAGGCGGTTTACATCTATCCCCCGGTGAGGAACAAGAAAATCAGCGTGGACAAAAGCACCCTGCTCATCCGCTTCAACGAAGGGCTTTTGCCGGACACGAACTACTATGTGACCGTGAGCAGCAGGCTGAAAGACGTCCGCGGAAACGCGCTGGCGGAAAACCAGACCCTCGTTTTTGCCAGCGGGCGGCTCAACCAACTCCAGCTTTCCGGCACAGTCAGTTTTGAAAAGGAAAAGGACGCGTCCCTGCCGGTGCAGCTAAGGCTGCTTTCCGCCGATTCGCTGAACGTGATCAGCACCGTTTCGCGGGGTGCCTCCTACTCCCTGGAAACCCTCAATCCCGCGCCCTATCTGTTGCGCGCTTACATAGACAAAGACCGCAACAACCGCCACGACCCGGATAGAGAGCCCTTTTTCTCCGCCAGTGTGAACCTGCGGCATTCCCAAAACCTGGATATCGCTCTGGCCTATTCAGACAGCACTCGACCTGTGATGAAACTTGCCCAGGCCAGGCATCAGCGCGAGGTAGAAATACTTTTCTCCGAACCCTTAGCCGGCTACGACTCTGTTAATCTTCAGCGCCTGGATACCGGTGGCGATCTTCCCATCTTGATCACCAGCCTTGCCGGGGACAAACTCACCCTGCTCACCGAGGTCCAGGAAGCTCAGGAATACCGTGTGGAGGTCCGCGGCGCTAGTGACGCCCGGGGCAACGTCACTCCGGTGGACAGGGCCGATTTCCGCTCCTCCAGAATCGTGGATACCACCGCGCCCACAGTTTTGTCCAGCTCGCCCCGCAGCGGCACTTCTGTGAATACCCTCGAGCCCACGCTGGTAATTTGTTTTTCCGAAACCATCCCCGCCTCGGCGCTAAAAGCCACGCTGAAAGCCGCGGAATCCAACGCTGAAATCGATTTTACCCTTGGCGGCACCAATACAGACACCTACACCTTCAAACCCACACGCCCCCTGCAAAACTACCGCTCCTACGTGCTTACAGTCACCGCCGCGGATATCAGCGGAAACAAACTCGCCGGGGAATACAAGCTGAATTTCCTGCCCCTGCTGAGAAACCGGTAG
- a CDS encoding S8 family serine peptidase, which produces MRKILFLFSVFFSMCLVLSASAKLHEVGDRPAYASDRIIIKLTSEAKGRADLPQDLQTEKTTFGIASLDEKMARNSGSRLKRAHRRVNDIVWEQNTGFDRWFIIMLDGSTDVHTALSDFLTDPEVEDAGLEYFAYTQAVPNDSLYTTNWGHNNTGQGPGGGGSGWDSDAQLAWDQAQGYGSSSIIIAIIDTGVDTAHPDLRLVTGYDYGDNDPNPMDDSSKPGHGTACAGVAAAKANNGIGVAGIAGGCSVMPLKVANSNGDLGFTAITNAITHAADNGARVISLSLGAEGGTGEGDIPSTDNALEYAYSKGVVIFAATANSNAPAIAYPSNHNKVISVGASSPTGQRKSPSSSDGEYWWGSNYGIDIPDHQGSVDIMAPTILPTTDITGTDNGYDPDSDYYMWFNGTSCATPYAAGVAALILSLKPTLTPAQVWNIMKNSATDMTIDGGAGWDRYTGYGMVNAHRALLQPAAITWAPTSFNQELTPDATASQNLTIGNTGEIVLNYTLSKQVDSNPVLTEDFENGGSIPTGWTQEYDSYNLNWAFTSGGINNTNPASAHSGDYNARLYYNNSTTPRTTKLVTPSMDLSAHANPVLSFWHTQASWFGDQDQLKVYYKTSSGGPWTQIAHYTESITTWTQRTINLPNPSATYYVAFEGITDYGYGVCIDDVSIGSNSYTPSWLTLNGGDTVSGSVNGVTKDTDVIAVGFNSTGLAAGTYTTSLSLTSNSSSNPSISIPVTLQVEASLPVQLSSFTAAISAENYVNLTWVTQTETGVQGFYVLRGGNDELATATTVSELIQATNTSQQQTYFFTDDELCEDGTYWYWLQNSDLDGTVDYHGPISIAFTTVGGGIPSIPLVTALNPAYPNPFNPSTTLSYSLAEPSQVEIDIYNQRGQIVRSYSKEHSAPGHYSFSFDGRDHSGVPLSSGVYLYRMRAGTFSQFRKMVLCK; this is translated from the coding sequence ATGCGTAAGATACTTTTTCTTTTCTCGGTTTTTTTCAGCATGTGCTTGGTTCTGTCGGCTTCAGCAAAATTGCATGAAGTGGGTGATCGACCTGCTTATGCCTCGGACCGCATTATAATCAAACTCACTTCGGAAGCAAAGGGCAGAGCGGACTTGCCTCAAGACCTCCAAACAGAAAAAACCACTTTTGGCATTGCCAGCCTGGATGAAAAAATGGCCCGCAACAGCGGCAGCAGACTTAAACGCGCCCACCGCCGGGTGAATGACATCGTCTGGGAACAAAACACAGGTTTCGACCGCTGGTTCATTATCATGCTGGACGGCAGCACGGATGTGCATACGGCTCTGTCTGACTTCCTCACCGACCCCGAGGTCGAGGACGCCGGTCTGGAATACTTTGCCTATACCCAGGCCGTGCCCAACGATTCCCTTTATACCACCAATTGGGGTCACAACAACACCGGCCAAGGCCCCGGGGGCGGCGGTAGCGGCTGGGATAGCGACGCGCAATTGGCCTGGGACCAAGCTCAGGGTTATGGCTCATCTTCAATAATAATTGCTATCATCGATACCGGTGTTGACACCGCTCACCCGGATCTGCGCTTGGTGACTGGCTACGATTACGGTGACAATGATCCCAATCCCATGGATGATTCTAGTAAGCCAGGGCACGGGACCGCCTGTGCGGGTGTAGCCGCAGCCAAAGCAAACAACGGAATAGGCGTCGCGGGCATCGCCGGCGGCTGTAGCGTAATGCCGCTGAAGGTAGCAAATTCCAATGGTGATTTGGGCTTCACTGCCATCACCAATGCCATCACCCATGCCGCTGATAACGGTGCGCGTGTCATCAGCTTGAGCTTGGGAGCGGAAGGTGGTACTGGAGAGGGCGATATCCCCTCAACAGATAATGCGTTGGAATATGCCTACTCCAAAGGTGTGGTGATTTTTGCCGCCACGGCCAACAGTAACGCCCCAGCGATTGCCTACCCCTCAAACCACAATAAAGTTATCAGTGTGGGTGCTTCAAGTCCCACGGGGCAGAGAAAGAGTCCAAGCTCTTCAGACGGAGAATACTGGTGGGGTTCAAACTATGGTATCGATATCCCGGATCATCAGGGATCAGTGGACATCATGGCTCCCACGATTCTGCCGACAACGGATATAACCGGTACAGATAACGGCTATGATCCTGACAGCGATTACTATATGTGGTTCAACGGCACTTCCTGCGCCACTCCCTATGCCGCTGGTGTGGCGGCTTTGATCCTATCTTTGAAACCCACCCTAACCCCGGCGCAAGTCTGGAATATCATGAAAAACTCCGCCACTGACATGACAATTGACGGTGGAGCAGGTTGGGACCGCTATACCGGATACGGAATGGTCAATGCTCACCGAGCGCTACTGCAGCCGGCTGCCATCACTTGGGCTCCCACCTCATTCAACCAGGAATTGACTCCGGATGCCACAGCTTCACAAAACCTGACCATCGGCAACACCGGTGAGATAGTGCTCAACTATACTCTTTCAAAACAGGTTGACTCAAATCCGGTTTTAACCGAGGATTTTGAAAATGGTGGTTCAATACCAACAGGTTGGACCCAGGAGTATGACTCATACAATCTGAACTGGGCTTTTACGTCCGGTGGTATTAATAACACAAATCCAGCCTCGGCCCATAGCGGAGACTATAATGCCAGGCTTTACTACAATAACAGCACAACACCCAGGACCACAAAACTTGTCACCCCCTCCATGGATTTATCAGCTCATGCCAATCCTGTGTTAAGTTTCTGGCACACCCAAGCGAGCTGGTTTGGAGATCAGGATCAGTTAAAAGTGTATTATAAAACTTCTTCAGGTGGACCCTGGACGCAAATCGCTCATTACACTGAAAGCATTACCACTTGGACCCAAAGGACTATCAACCTGCCAAATCCCAGCGCAACATACTACGTCGCCTTTGAAGGCATCACAGATTACGGATACGGTGTCTGCATTGATGATGTTTCAATCGGCAGCAACAGTTACACCCCTTCCTGGCTCACTCTTAATGGCGGCGACACGGTCAGCGGATCGGTTAACGGTGTGACTAAAGATACGGATGTGATAGCGGTCGGGTTCAATTCAACCGGGCTGGCCGCTGGAACTTACACTACGTCCCTGTCTCTCACCAGCAACAGTAGCAGCAATCCTTCCATATCCATACCTGTCACTTTGCAGGTAGAGGCATCCCTTCCTGTTCAGCTCTCCTCCTTCACCGCTGCCATCTCGGCGGAAAACTATGTGAATCTAACCTGGGTGACCCAGACGGAAACAGGCGTGCAGGGCTTTTACGTTCTGCGTGGAGGCAATGATGAACTGGCCACCGCCACGACTGTAAGTGAACTTATCCAGGCCACCAACACTTCACAGCAGCAGACCTATTTCTTTACCGACGACGAACTATGCGAGGATGGAACTTACTGGTACTGGCTGCAAAACTCCGATCTGGACGGAACAGTGGACTACCACGGCCCCATTTCAATTGCCTTCACGACCGTGGGTGGCGGGATTCCCTCCATTCCTTTGGTCACGGCGCTCAATCCGGCCTACCCCAACCCCTTTAACCCCAGCACCACGCTGTCATACAGCCTGGCGGAACCTTCGCAGGTGGAGATCGACATCTACAACCAGCGCGGCCAGATCGTGCGTTCTTATTCCAAGGAACACAGTGCCCCCGGCCATTACAGCTTCAGCTTTGACGGCCGCGACCATAGCGGAGTGCCGCTCTCCAGCGGGGTTTATCTCTACCGCATGAGAGCAGGAACTTTCTCCCAATTCCGTAAAATGGTGCTCTGCAAATAG
- a CDS encoding tRNA (5-methylaminomethyl-2-thiouridylate)-methyltransferase — protein MSKKSALALFSGGLDSILAVAWMQKLGHKVHPVCFTAPYITADRAIESARANGMEITVVDISASHLKMLENPIHGFGKNHNPCIDCHGLMFAEAAKLLPRFGADFLISGEVLGQRPMSQRRNALQAVNKLSGHASLIIRPLSQKLLPDTLPITEGWVDKDQLLDISGRGRSRQIALAKELGLSYPGPGGGCLLTDRSYSLRLRELIKHGQDSEANIRLLRWGRHFRLNPSLKFIVGRDRADNASLEAEDYPGLWFLLRDLEGPLGLLTDPEPSPDLISLAASILLYYSKKAPSPAWVKYGIDRNRWREICVEKCPESVFRPLLISLDKDL, from the coding sequence ATGAGCAAAAAATCTGCCCTCGCCCTCTTCTCCGGAGGTCTGGACAGCATCCTGGCCGTTGCCTGGATGCAAAAACTGGGACACAAGGTGCATCCCGTCTGCTTCACCGCACCCTACATCACGGCAGACAGGGCAATCGAAAGCGCGCGGGCCAACGGCATGGAGATCACCGTTGTCGACATTTCCGCCTCCCATCTGAAGATGCTGGAGAACCCCATCCACGGCTTCGGCAAGAACCACAATCCCTGCATCGACTGCCACGGCCTGATGTTCGCGGAGGCGGCGAAACTGCTGCCCCGCTTTGGCGCGGATTTTCTCATCTCCGGTGAAGTGCTGGGCCAGAGGCCTATGTCCCAGCGCCGAAACGCCCTCCAGGCAGTGAACAAACTCAGCGGCCACGCTTCCCTGATTATCCGTCCCCTATCCCAGAAATTGCTGCCGGACACCCTTCCCATCACTGAAGGCTGGGTGGATAAGGACCAGTTGCTCGATATCAGCGGACGCGGACGCTCCCGCCAGATCGCTTTGGCAAAGGAACTCGGCCTCTCCTATCCCGGCCCCGGCGGCGGCTGCCTGCTCACCGACCGAAGTTATTCCCTCCGCCTGCGCGAACTCATAAAACACGGCCAGGACAGCGAAGCCAACATCCGCCTCCTCCGCTGGGGACGTCACTTCCGCCTCAATCCAAGCCTCAAATTCATCGTGGGACGTGACCGGGCTGATAACGCCAGCCTCGAAGCAGAGGATTATCCCGGGCTCTGGTTCCTTCTGCGCGATCTGGAAGGACCTCTGGGCCTGCTCACCGATCCGGAACCCTCCCCCGACCTCATATCCCTGGCCGCCTCGATTCTGCTCTATTACAGCAAAAAAGCTCCCTCTCCCGCCTGGGTGAAATATGGTATTGACAGGAATCGTTGGCGTGAGATTTGTGTGGAAAAGTGTCCTGAATCTGTCTTCAGGCCGCTTCTGATCTCTCTCGACAAGGATTTGTGA
- a CDS encoding MBL fold metallo-hydrolase gives MLKIEDHYLFEEFGTNTWLLWDEDSREAWLIDPAAPSEALLARIRELGLKVTLLVNTHGHGDHIGGNAWFKEALGAPVLIHPADAPLLTDNRRNFSEYLGNPLRLSPPDLLAEDGQILKLGDHSIRVIHTPGHTLGGICLLANGFLLSGDTLFQQSIGRTDLPGGNHAQLITSIREKLFSLPDDTVVFPGHGPRTSIGLEKKSNPFVRP, from the coding sequence ATGCTCAAGATTGAAGACCATTACCTGTTTGAAGAATTCGGCACCAACACCTGGCTGCTCTGGGACGAGGATTCCCGCGAGGCCTGGCTGATAGACCCCGCCGCCCCTTCGGAAGCTCTGCTGGCACGGATCAGGGAACTGGGCCTCAAGGTCACCCTTTTGGTGAACACCCACGGCCACGGCGACCATATCGGCGGAAACGCCTGGTTCAAAGAGGCCCTCGGCGCCCCGGTGCTCATCCATCCAGCCGACGCCCCCCTGCTCACTGACAACCGCCGCAACTTCAGCGAATATCTGGGAAATCCCCTGCGCCTGAGCCCGCCAGACCTCCTGGCTGAAGATGGCCAAATCCTGAAACTGGGCGATCACAGCATTCGGGTGATTCACACTCCCGGCCACACTCTTGGCGGGATCTGCCTTTTGGCAAATGGATTCCTCCTCAGCGGCGACACTCTTTTCCAGCAAAGCATTGGCCGCACCGATCTACCCGGCGGAAACCACGCCCAGCTCATAACCTCAATCCGCGAAAAGCTTTTCTCCCTGCCAGACGACACGGTGGTCTTTCCCGGTCACGGGCCCAGGACGTCCATCGGCCTGGAAAAGAAGTCCAATCCCTTCGTGAGGC